From one Candidatus Lernaella stagnicola genomic stretch:
- a CDS encoding polysaccharide biosynthesis tyrosine autokinase, with amino-acid sequence MELSYRTKDVQISDYFRVLFRRRVVVLLTFLAVFLSVLIHTFLMTPIFEAFATVQVKEEQTQTMLLGELGRFGRANTVKAEMEIIKSRTIAEAVVRELHLDLLVVDQSRGLQVDLKNVNLPLDQRGRTFDVEFLNEQGRFEVSYKGDKLGEGSLEAGCHEKELHFDVEVAGDPPQAGDGFKFVQRPFAAVVRMVQNSLDVVEVGDRTNIIKISYRSQYRDMARDIVNKSVEVYQQKDIEYKSSEAGNTVGFIESQIEAISRNLGDFEQSLQEYKKDQGIIELSAEAGTLIDAIADFEVQRSQLEIERYRYAAMLQSIKKYGVETASLPSLSSAQDTVLTGLGQILAELKSKKSSLLIELKPEHPQVKAVTQEIQAIGSQIAAILAQTTKTLDSRLTKLGQVIDKYNQKISVLPATERKLAELKRSTEVTSQIYTFLLEKQQEARIAQASEISNIRVIDLAVTPSTQIKPNIRLNLLLGIVAGLLLAIGVAFFLEFIDDSLKSIEEVERFVRRPVYGIIPRIPDYRKDEEGGRTVASALVTHYSPKSPISEAFRTLRTNIHFADPDQKLHTLLITSAGPSEGKSTIVSNLALTFANTGRKTLLIDCDLRKPNMQNIFEIERDPGLTTALLGEKPWQEVVVKTKVDNLFIMPSGPIPPNPTELLGSQQMKDVIALLRSEFDLILFDSPPVIAVTDAAILSSVVDATFIVVELGRSRGTAVNRAIGLLEKVKANLLGVVTNNIFAGYRYDYGYYSYYYYYADGGQKKKRRRRTRYGY; translated from the coding sequence ATGGAACTGAGCTACCGCACCAAAGACGTGCAGATTTCCGATTACTTCCGCGTGCTCTTTCGCCGCCGGGTCGTCGTCTTGCTCACGTTCCTGGCCGTCTTCTTGTCGGTGTTGATCCACACCTTCCTCATGACGCCCATCTTCGAAGCCTTCGCCACGGTGCAAGTTAAGGAAGAGCAAACCCAGACGATGCTGCTGGGCGAACTGGGGCGCTTCGGGCGAGCCAACACCGTCAAGGCCGAGATGGAGATCATCAAGAGCCGCACCATCGCCGAAGCCGTCGTGCGCGAACTGCACCTCGACCTTTTGGTCGTCGACCAAAGCCGGGGCCTCCAGGTCGATCTGAAAAACGTCAACCTTCCCTTGGATCAGCGCGGGCGCACGTTCGACGTCGAATTCCTCAATGAGCAAGGACGCTTCGAGGTGTCCTACAAAGGCGACAAGCTCGGCGAAGGATCGCTGGAAGCCGGTTGTCACGAAAAGGAATTGCACTTCGACGTGGAGGTCGCGGGCGATCCGCCGCAAGCGGGCGACGGGTTCAAATTCGTGCAGCGCCCGTTTGCCGCGGTCGTGCGCATGGTGCAAAACAGTTTGGATGTCGTCGAGGTCGGCGACCGCACCAATATCATCAAGATATCTTATCGCAGCCAATATCGCGACATGGCGCGCGACATCGTCAACAAATCGGTCGAGGTCTACCAGCAGAAGGACATTGAGTACAAGAGCAGCGAAGCGGGCAACACGGTCGGTTTCATTGAGAGCCAGATCGAAGCGATTTCCCGCAACCTGGGCGACTTCGAGCAGAGTTTGCAGGAGTACAAGAAAGACCAGGGAATTATCGAGTTGTCCGCCGAGGCCGGTACGCTGATCGACGCCATCGCCGATTTCGAAGTGCAACGCTCCCAGTTGGAGATCGAACGCTATCGCTATGCGGCGATGCTGCAATCGATCAAAAAGTACGGTGTCGAAACCGCCTCGTTGCCCAGCCTGTCATCCGCCCAAGACACTGTTTTGACCGGACTCGGCCAGATATTGGCCGAACTCAAAAGCAAGAAGAGTTCCTTGTTGATCGAACTGAAACCCGAACACCCCCAGGTTAAAGCGGTCACGCAGGAAATCCAGGCCATTGGTTCGCAGATCGCCGCGATTCTCGCGCAAACCACCAAGACCCTGGATTCGCGGTTGACCAAATTGGGGCAGGTCATCGACAAGTACAACCAGAAAATCAGCGTTCTGCCCGCGACAGAGCGCAAGCTGGCGGAACTGAAACGCTCGACTGAAGTCACGAGTCAGATATACACCTTTTTACTGGAAAAGCAGCAGGAAGCCCGCATCGCGCAGGCGTCCGAGATCAGCAACATCCGCGTGATCGATTTGGCGGTGACGCCCAGCACGCAGATCAAGCCGAATATCCGACTCAATCTACTCCTCGGAATTGTCGCCGGGTTGTTGCTGGCCATCGGTGTCGCGTTCTTCTTGGAATTCATCGACGACTCCCTCAAGTCGATCGAGGAAGTCGAGCGCTTCGTGCGCCGGCCGGTCTACGGCATCATTCCGCGCATTCCGGATTACCGTAAGGACGAAGAAGGCGGTCGCACCGTCGCGTCGGCGCTGGTAACGCACTACAGCCCGAAGAGCCCCATTTCGGAAGCTTTTCGCACGCTGCGTACGAATATCCATTTCGCCGATCCCGACCAAAAACTGCACACGTTGCTGATCACCAGCGCCGGGCCGAGCGAGGGAAAGTCGACGATCGTTTCCAACCTCGCGCTGACCTTCGCCAACACCGGCCGCAAAACCCTGCTGATCGACTGCGACCTGCGCAAACCGAATATGCAAAACATTTTTGAGATTGAACGGGATCCCGGCCTGACCACCGCACTGCTCGGCGAAAAGCCCTGGCAGGAAGTCGTCGTAAAAACGAAGGTCGACAACCTGTTCATCATGCCCTCCGGGCCGATTCCGCCCAATCCCACGGAACTACTGGGCAGCCAGCAAATGAAAGACGTGATCGCTTTGCTGAGAAGTGAGTTCGACCTCATCTTGTTTGACAGCCCGCCGGTCATCGCCGTGACCGACGCGGCGATTCTTTCCTCGGTGGTCGACGCCACGTTCATTGTCGTCGAACTCGGCCGCAGCCGGGGCACGGCGGTCAATCGCGCGATCGGCCTGCTGGAGAAAGTCAAAGCCAACTTGCTGGGTGTCGTGACCAACAATATCTTCGCCGGCTATCGCTACGATTACGGCTATTACAGCTACTACTATTACTACGCCGACGGCGGTCAGAAAAAGAAGCGGCGGCGGCGCACGCGATACGGGTACTAG
- a CDS encoding glycosyltransferase family 2 protein codes for MKFLIVIPALNEEQAVRAIIERCLAARPAIIAQTPVDEVDITVVSDGSSDRTPEIAAEYTDRITLVSYRVNRGYGAAIKLGWSNSDAELVGFLDADGTCDPLFFVDLINKLVGDELNVVLGSRMGEDSEMPKVRRFGNRVFAAIINLIARAKISDSASGMRVVRRESLPRLYPLPDGLHFTPAMSCKAVLDPQLKIGEVPMTYAERLGESKLSALKDGVRFLRIILDIAMTYRPFRVFGVIGIVFLLPALFFGADLVANYFASGHVPDGMIYRVLAVVVLGFAGLLIMGAGMIAEGVVELRNPWIRPHGAFYRLVRRVTQSDAMLTLAGIVLLAALVFVARPAVQYVLTGHIAAHWSQVALAGAMFLLAVQLTVLAGLQRMLATMLATETDDVDPRFDKEQVLGKD; via the coding sequence GTGAAGTTCCTGATCGTTATTCCGGCCCTCAACGAAGAGCAGGCCGTTCGCGCCATCATCGAACGCTGCCTCGCCGCGCGCCCGGCCATCATCGCGCAAACCCCCGTCGACGAAGTAGACATCACCGTCGTCTCTGACGGCTCCAGTGACCGCACGCCCGAAATCGCCGCCGAATACACGGACCGAATCACCCTCGTGAGCTATCGCGTCAATCGCGGCTACGGCGCGGCGATCAAGCTCGGCTGGTCTAATTCGGATGCCGAACTCGTGGGGTTCCTCGACGCCGACGGCACGTGCGATCCGCTCTTTTTCGTCGACTTGATCAACAAACTCGTCGGCGACGAACTGAATGTCGTGCTCGGTTCACGGATGGGCGAGGACAGTGAAATGCCCAAAGTGCGCCGGTTCGGCAACCGGGTGTTCGCCGCGATCATCAACCTGATCGCCCGCGCGAAAATTTCCGACTCGGCCTCCGGGATGCGCGTGGTGCGCCGCGAAAGCCTCCCGCGTCTATATCCGTTGCCCGACGGCCTGCACTTCACGCCCGCGATGAGTTGCAAGGCAGTGCTCGATCCGCAATTGAAGATCGGCGAAGTGCCGATGACCTACGCCGAACGCCTGGGCGAATCCAAACTTTCGGCCCTCAAAGACGGCGTGCGTTTTCTACGGATCATCCTCGACATCGCCATGACGTACCGGCCCTTCCGCGTGTTCGGCGTGATCGGGATAGTTTTTTTGCTCCCGGCGCTCTTTTTCGGCGCAGACCTGGTGGCCAATTACTTCGCTTCGGGCCACGTCCCCGACGGCATGATCTACCGCGTGCTTGCCGTCGTCGTGCTCGGCTTTGCCGGTTTGCTGATCATGGGCGCCGGGATGATCGCCGAGGGCGTGGTCGAATTGCGCAATCCGTGGATTCGCCCGCACGGCGCGTTCTATCGCTTAGTGCGTCGCGTGACGCAGTCCGACGCCATGCTGACGTTGGCCGGGATCGTCCTGCTGGCGGCGCTCGTATTCGTGGCGCGACCGGCCGTTCAATACGTGCTGACCGGTCACATTGCGGCGCACTGGTCGCAAGTGGCGCTGGCCGGCGCGATGTTTTTGCTGGCCGTGCAGTTGACCGTGCTGGCGGGGCTGCAACGCATGCTCGCCACCATGCTCGCTACCGAGACCGATGACGTCGACCCTCGCTTCGACAAGGAGCAAGTGCTTGGCAAGGACTGA
- a CDS encoding radical SAM protein: MARTDRGRVALVNAPFLPRFSRSQRSPGVIKSNVLYYPYWLAHAAALLQREGFVVDLLDAPALGLDSTPAVDHVVSFQPDLVLVETSTPSIAADRAYAVEVKNKMPEAAVFLVGTHVTAQPIQTLGDSPLDGALLGEYDFTALELARVVVAGGNRADVPGVAVCGASGGEIGATRALIENLDELPWIAPIYKQFLPIEAYNFSLAHHPMVMLISGRGCPNNCFFCLYPQVMHGRRFRARSPEHVVGELEYVATQMPGVREIVFEDDTFTADETRAIQIAELKMQRGVKLPFFANLRVNTEPETVRALVRAGLRSCAVGFESAGEKALERMKKGISLERAKRFMQIARAEGLLVHGCFMVGFPGETRETMAHTLRYAIELEPDSAQFYPVFPYPGTEAYEWAERNGYLSTHDFRKWLTPAGHHAAVIDLPGLSHQEQWAFCEKAYRRFHFRPRYLVRKLVQAIRRPAEGWRSLRGLFAYLRYLVGRRAS, from the coding sequence TTGGCAAGGACTGACCGCGGGCGCGTCGCCCTTGTCAATGCGCCGTTTCTGCCGCGCTTTTCCCGCTCCCAACGAAGCCCGGGCGTCATCAAAAGCAACGTGCTCTACTACCCCTATTGGCTGGCCCACGCCGCCGCCTTGCTGCAGCGCGAAGGCTTCGTCGTCGATCTGCTTGACGCCCCCGCGCTAGGCCTCGATTCGACGCCCGCCGTCGATCACGTCGTGAGCTTTCAACCCGACCTCGTATTGGTCGAAACCAGCACGCCGTCCATCGCCGCCGATCGCGCCTACGCCGTCGAAGTCAAAAACAAGATGCCGGAAGCCGCCGTGTTCCTGGTCGGTACGCACGTCACCGCGCAGCCCATACAAACCCTGGGCGACTCGCCGCTCGACGGCGCCCTGCTCGGCGAGTACGACTTCACAGCCCTCGAACTTGCGCGCGTCGTCGTCGCCGGCGGCAACCGCGCCGACGTGCCGGGTGTGGCGGTTTGCGGCGCGAGCGGCGGCGAAATTGGCGCAACACGCGCTCTGATCGAAAACCTGGACGAACTGCCGTGGATCGCCCCGATCTACAAGCAGTTTCTGCCGATCGAGGCATACAACTTCAGTCTCGCCCATCACCCGATGGTGATGCTGATCAGCGGCCGCGGCTGCCCCAACAATTGCTTCTTCTGCCTGTATCCACAGGTGATGCACGGCCGGCGCTTTCGTGCCCGCAGCCCTGAGCACGTCGTCGGCGAACTGGAGTATGTCGCCACGCAGATGCCCGGCGTGCGGGAAATCGTATTCGAAGACGACACCTTCACCGCCGACGAAACCCGCGCCATACAAATCGCCGAACTGAAAATGCAGCGCGGCGTCAAGCTGCCGTTTTTCGCCAACCTGCGCGTCAATACCGAACCGGAGACCGTGCGCGCCCTGGTGCGGGCCGGGCTGCGCAGTTGCGCCGTGGGCTTTGAATCCGCCGGCGAAAAGGCGCTGGAGCGCATGAAAAAAGGCATATCGCTCGAGCGCGCCAAACGCTTCATGCAGATCGCCCGCGCCGAGGGGTTACTGGTACACGGCTGCTTCATGGTGGGGTTTCCGGGAGAGACGCGCGAGACCATGGCGCACACGCTACGTTACGCCATCGAACTCGAGCCTGATTCCGCGCAGTTTTATCCGGTGTTTCCGTACCCGGGAACCGAGGCGTACGAGTGGGCCGAACGAAACGGGTATCTCAGTACGCACGACTTTCGCAAATGGCTGACGCCCGCCGGCCATCACGCGGCGGTGATTGATCTGCCCGGCCTGTCGCATCAGGAGCAATGGGCGTTTTGTGAAAAGGCGTACCGGCGATTCCATTTTCGCCCGCGCTACCTGGTACGCAAACTCGTCCAGGCGATTCGGCGGCCCGCGGAAGGATGGCGAAGTCTGCGCGGATTGTTCGCGTACCTGCGTTATCTCGTTGGGCGGAGAGCGTCATGA
- a CDS encoding glycosyltransferase has protein sequence MKRVTVAVLAYNEEANLPDLLGSLAAQTLPQDQFDILIVDNGSSDRTREIAEQWQSPLNNLRVVVQPVPGIAVSRNCALAEATTALIAFTDADVICPPGWLQTLVEGFDRHHARDEHVVAVGGGNTPVSGQGAFLTAIGITLNSFWGSHGSVQGMIYTDDRDVEHIPTLNICYDRERVRAAGGFDEDFRMVSEDPELNHRLTRRHGYKIVFLAGAEVEHKMRPDLKSWWRNVYMYGRGRTQIIKKHPDHLQWKYMVPPVLLAVLALIPLGLVHPLFWLPAVYWIAPLPIAAYLCLRAGKPTLTPLAYLILVGNPVFYGLGMIHGLWFRYEPVSPRCVDP, from the coding sequence ATGAAACGGGTGACGGTTGCCGTACTCGCTTACAACGAAGAGGCCAATTTGCCGGACCTGCTCGGCAGCTTGGCGGCGCAAACCTTACCGCAAGACCAATTCGATATTCTTATCGTCGATAACGGCAGTTCCGACCGCACGCGCGAGATCGCCGAACAGTGGCAAAGCCCCTTGAACAACCTGCGCGTGGTCGTTCAACCCGTACCGGGCATCGCCGTTTCCCGCAATTGCGCGCTGGCGGAAGCGACCACGGCGTTGATTGCGTTCACCGACGCCGATGTCATTTGTCCGCCCGGTTGGCTGCAAACGCTGGTCGAGGGTTTCGATCGGCACCACGCACGCGACGAGCATGTTGTGGCCGTGGGTGGCGGCAACACGCCCGTGTCGGGGCAGGGCGCTTTTCTCACGGCGATCGGCATCACGCTAAATAGTTTCTGGGGCAGTCACGGCAGCGTGCAGGGCATGATCTACACCGACGATCGGGACGTGGAGCACATTCCGACGCTCAATATTTGCTACGACCGGGAGCGGGTGCGCGCCGCGGGCGGGTTTGACGAAGATTTCCGCATGGTCAGCGAAGATCCGGAACTCAATCACCGGCTGACGCGCCGCCACGGGTACAAAATCGTTTTTCTCGCCGGGGCCGAGGTGGAGCACAAAATGCGGCCGGACCTGAAAAGTTGGTGGCGCAACGTGTACATGTACGGTCGCGGGCGCACGCAGATCATCAAGAAGCACCCCGATCATCTCCAGTGGAAGTACATGGTGCCGCCGGTATTGCTGGCGGTCTTGGCGTTGATCCCACTGGGATTGGTGCATCCGCTATTTTGGCTGCCGGCCGTGTATTGGATTGCGCCGCTGCCCATCGCCGCGTACTTGTGCCTGCGCGCCGGGAAACCCACGTTGACGCCGCTGGCCTACCTCATTTTGGTCGGCAATCCCGTTTTCTACGGATTGGGCATGATCCACGGCCTGTGGTTTCGCTACGAACCCGTTAGCCCGCGCTGCGTTGACCCATAA